The following coding sequences are from one Lepisosteus oculatus isolate fLepOcu1 chromosome 19, fLepOcu1.hap2, whole genome shotgun sequence window:
- the LOC102684669 gene encoding cytochrome P450 3A40-like isoform X1, with product MAVLPSLSTETWTLLVSFLTLLILYGIWPYSFFKKLGIPGPRPLPFFGNFLEFRKGVHVFDLECFCKFGKVWGVFEGRTPTLAIVDTAIIKTIMVKECYSLFTNRREAKMVGPMYDALSLVKDEKWKRIRSVLSPSFTSGRLKEVFPIAKQCADTLVINLHKKDRSQPVQIKDVIGPYSMDVVTSASFSVSIDSLNNPDDPFVTNVKKMLNFNFFNPILLIITIFPFTATLLDKLNFSLFPQSVMTFFYDSFRKIKAERKQNIPNNRVDFLQLMMDSQLPENNSSIYGEKEVIKGLTDHEILSQSLIFVFGGYEPTSTSLSFLAYNLATNPDVQKKLQKEIDEVFSNKAPVTYEALMKMEYLDMVISESLRLFPSPRLERMCKKTVEINGVTIPEGIIVTIPVYALHHDPDHWPEPDVFKPERFSKANKESMDPYAYLPFGTGPRNCIGMRFALMVMKLAVVQLLQSFSFETCKETQVPVELNAIFQPKKPITLKVVPRTPSSANEVQDWR from the exons ATGGCCGTCCTTCCATCTTTATCAACCGAGACCTGGACGCTTCTCGTTTCATTCTTAACTCTTCTGATCCT GTATGGCATTTGGCCATATAGTTTCTTCAAAAAACTGGGAATTCCTGGTCCTAGACCTCTGCCCTTTTTTGGGAATTTCCTGGAATTCAGAAAA GGTGTTCATGTATTTGATTTGGagtgtttctgcaaatttggaaAAGTATGGGG GGTTTTTGAGGGCAGGACACCTACACTGGCTATCGTGGATACTGCAATTATCAAAACTATTATGGTGAAGGAGTGCTATTCTTTGTTCACTAACAGGAGA GAAGCAAAAATGGTAGGACCAATGTATGATGCTCTGTCATTGGTAAAAGATGAGAAATGGAAAAGAATTCGCAGTGTGCTTTCACCATCCTTTACCAGTGGACGCCTGAAAGAG GTTTTTCCGATTGCAAAGCAGTGTGCTGACACTTTGGTTATAAATTTGCATAAGAAAGACCGGAGTCAACCTGTCCAAATTAAGGA TGTCATTGGACCCTACAGCATGGATGTTGTTACCAGTGCCTCCTTCAGTGTCTCCATTGACTCTCTCAACAACCCCGATGACCCCTTTGTGACCAATGTCAAGAAGATGCTcaatttcaatttcttcaaccctATTCTGCTTATCATAA CTATATTTCCTTTCACTGCTACATTGTTGGACAAGCTGAATTTTAGCCTTTTCCCTCAGTCTGTGATGACCTTTTTCTACGACTCCTTTCGCAAGATAAAGGCAGAACGTAAACAAAATATTCCCAAT AATCGAGTGGATTTCTTGCAATTGATGATGGATTCACAACTTCCTGAGAATAACTCAAGCATATATGGAGAAAAGGAAGTTATAAAAG GTCTAACAGACCATGAGATCCTGTCTCAGTCCCTGATCTTTGTTTTTGGTGGTTATGAGCCTACAAGTACATCCCTCTCCTTCTTAGCGTACAATCTTGCCACCAACCCTGAtgtccagaagaaactacaaAAAGAAATTGATGAAGTCTTCTCAAACAAG GCTCCTGTGACATATGAAGCACTCATGAAGATGGAATACCTGGACATGGTCATCAGCGAGTCTCTCAGGCTGTTCCCTTCACCCCGTCTTGAGAGGATGTGTAAGAAGACTGTTGAGATTAATGGGGTGACCATCCCAGAGGGAATCATTGTTACGATACCAGTGTATGCTCTTCATCATGATCCTGATCACTGGCCCGAACCTGATGTCTTCAAGCCTGAAAG ATTTAGCAAAGCCAACAAGGAAAGCATGGATCCCTATGCTTACTTGCCATTTGGAACTGGACCTCGCAATTGCATTGGAATGAGGTTTGCCCTAATGGTTATGAAACTGGCTGTTGTGCAGCTGCTTCAGAGCTTCAGTTTTGAAACCTGCAAGGAGACTCAG GTCCCGGTTGAATTGAATGCTATTTTTCAGCCAAAAAAACCTATAACACTGAAGGTTGTCCCACGAACTCCATCAAGTGCTAATGAAGTGCAGGACTGGAGGTGA
- the LOC102684669 gene encoding cytochrome P450 3A40-like isoform X2, which translates to MVKECYSLFTNRREAKMVGPMYDALSLVKDEKWKRIRSVLSPSFTSGRLKEVFPIAKQCADTLVINLHKKDRSQPVQIKDVIGPYSMDVVTSASFSVSIDSLNNPDDPFVTNVKKMLNFNFFNPILLIITIFPFTATLLDKLNFSLFPQSVMTFFYDSFRKIKAERKQNIPNNRVDFLQLMMDSQLPENNSSIYGEKEVIKGLTDHEILSQSLIFVFGGYEPTSTSLSFLAYNLATNPDVQKKLQKEIDEVFSNKAPVTYEALMKMEYLDMVISESLRLFPSPRLERMCKKTVEINGVTIPEGIIVTIPVYALHHDPDHWPEPDVFKPERFSKANKESMDPYAYLPFGTGPRNCIGMRFALMVMKLAVVQLLQSFSFETCKETQVPVELNAIFQPKKPITLKVVPRTPSSANEVQDWR; encoded by the exons ATGGTGAAGGAGTGCTATTCTTTGTTCACTAACAGGAGA GAAGCAAAAATGGTAGGACCAATGTATGATGCTCTGTCATTGGTAAAAGATGAGAAATGGAAAAGAATTCGCAGTGTGCTTTCACCATCCTTTACCAGTGGACGCCTGAAAGAG GTTTTTCCGATTGCAAAGCAGTGTGCTGACACTTTGGTTATAAATTTGCATAAGAAAGACCGGAGTCAACCTGTCCAAATTAAGGA TGTCATTGGACCCTACAGCATGGATGTTGTTACCAGTGCCTCCTTCAGTGTCTCCATTGACTCTCTCAACAACCCCGATGACCCCTTTGTGACCAATGTCAAGAAGATGCTcaatttcaatttcttcaaccctATTCTGCTTATCATAA CTATATTTCCTTTCACTGCTACATTGTTGGACAAGCTGAATTTTAGCCTTTTCCCTCAGTCTGTGATGACCTTTTTCTACGACTCCTTTCGCAAGATAAAGGCAGAACGTAAACAAAATATTCCCAAT AATCGAGTGGATTTCTTGCAATTGATGATGGATTCACAACTTCCTGAGAATAACTCAAGCATATATGGAGAAAAGGAAGTTATAAAAG GTCTAACAGACCATGAGATCCTGTCTCAGTCCCTGATCTTTGTTTTTGGTGGTTATGAGCCTACAAGTACATCCCTCTCCTTCTTAGCGTACAATCTTGCCACCAACCCTGAtgtccagaagaaactacaaAAAGAAATTGATGAAGTCTTCTCAAACAAG GCTCCTGTGACATATGAAGCACTCATGAAGATGGAATACCTGGACATGGTCATCAGCGAGTCTCTCAGGCTGTTCCCTTCACCCCGTCTTGAGAGGATGTGTAAGAAGACTGTTGAGATTAATGGGGTGACCATCCCAGAGGGAATCATTGTTACGATACCAGTGTATGCTCTTCATCATGATCCTGATCACTGGCCCGAACCTGATGTCTTCAAGCCTGAAAG ATTTAGCAAAGCCAACAAGGAAAGCATGGATCCCTATGCTTACTTGCCATTTGGAACTGGACCTCGCAATTGCATTGGAATGAGGTTTGCCCTAATGGTTATGAAACTGGCTGTTGTGCAGCTGCTTCAGAGCTTCAGTTTTGAAACCTGCAAGGAGACTCAG GTCCCGGTTGAATTGAATGCTATTTTTCAGCCAAAAAAACCTATAACACTGAAGGTTGTCCCACGAACTCCATCAAGTGCTAATGAAGTGCAGGACTGGAGGTGA